TTGAAATTGTGCTGTAAGATATTTTACAGCCTCTGAGCAGGCGTTTAGGCCCTCACTTTATCAGCTTAACTGAAAGCTGGCACCCAACATTGTAGTCACAATTAGAGGAGGGGATGTGGTGTACTGTCAGTGGAAACGTGAATATTGTGAATCAGAGGCTGGGTGAGGTCTAATAGTAAGTGAATTGGAAGGTGGCTGGTATCTTTTAAGGCTGGGGCAGTGAGAACTCTTTACACTTGTCCTCTCCTTGGAAAAATTTGGCTAAGGATAAAGCACACGGTAATATTGACTGCCGCACTAGGCGAGGACTGTTTGCTAAGCACAAAGAGGCGTCTATAGACTGGGGTTTAACCAGGATACTGTGCACATTGTTTCCAACAGTGGGCCGACTGTGGTACTTTCGGTAATAATGAAAGCAATCCAGAATTTCGTAAAAAGGTGAAGCCATGCCTCTCCTGAAGGTTATAAAATAGACCAATGAACTCTGGATGATTTCATTCAGGTTAATGGCTTTTCAGGCTGAAGGGCAGTTTCCTGTGGGAATGTCAATTAAGGGAGGAGCTAGAAATTCTGGAATGAAGATACATTTTGTTGTCTATAATTGTCTGATTCCAATTGCAATACAACTTTTTTTTCTGTAGAAAAAAACAATTCGGAATGCACAAAACCACAACTCATCTGACAGctcttctttctcatttcagttatTGTCTGGGAAGTTTAAGATTACACACACATCCATAACCAGTAACTCTGCATTGTACAGGGTTAGGAGCGACAAGGTAGGTGTGTACGAATAAGCCTATGTCTAAATACGCAAACCATTGGTAGAGCTGGTTTGTTGAAACAACACTTGGATCGAACAGCAGGGAGgaatggaagcaaagtcattCCCCTCTCTTGACCCTTGACATCTACAGTGTCGGATAATGTCCAGGAAAGAATGATCATAACATTTGAACTTTATAAGCAGTGTTCCCTTTTCAATTGGAGGAATACCTTCATAATTGATGCCTTTTGACTGCATTCACCTGACATGCTCACCTTAACTATTACACCCCACTTCAGACATTTAGAAACTTGGAGGTTTAAAAAAAGATAGTCATTCAGTACCGAAACAGATaccttggtccaactcgtccatgccaaccaggcttCCCAAACTACACAGTcccgtttggcccatatccctcactgCTTTCCTACTCATTTACccgtccaaatgttttttaaatgttgtaactgtacctgcatctatcacttcctctggcagttcgttccacatatgaaccaccttcTTTGTGTaaaggttgcctctcatgtccctttttaaatctttccctcctaACGTTAAACTTGTGCtatctagttttgcactccccgaccctagggaaagctttttgctattcaccttatctgtatccctcaaggttttgtaaacctctacaaggtcaccccttaacttcCTCTGCTCCGGtgataaaagtcccagcctatccaacctttctttatatctcaaaccatccaacccattaatatccttgtaaattttttttgtacTGTTCTTGTTATGATGCCTGACGTGTGGAACCTGatcaaacactttctgaaaatcaaaatggaTTACCTCTACTGTCTCCCCCTCATCTGTCTCCCTTGTTAACTCTGAATGTGAGATATCTTATCAAATCTCATGAGATTTTATGAAAATCTCAATAGACTACCTCCACTACTACCATTTTATCTATCTTCTGTATGAACTCTGACTACGTACTAcgttattgaatgccttctgaaattCTAAATAGATTACCCTCCTCTTGTTCCCCTTTTAtctatcttcaaagaattccagtcaATTTGCAAGGCctgatttccccttcctgaagATAGGCTGACTCTGTCCTTATCAAGTTGTCCAACATGCAGTAACTTAGCAAGTGAAAACCTCAGACCCGTTTTTCCCCTCCCCAGAAGGGCCCTTGTTGTTCTTTTTCCCTCCTCAGTAGGGGGGGCTGTTTCTCCTTCGCTCCATGAGGCTGCTGGAGCTCTGTGATGTGATTGGTCACTATGGCTCCCCAGTACTCCAACATCTTCAAAGATCCATTCGTTAtctatcttttctgaaacttcaaGTTCTTGTCTCATTCCACGgtatattttgttttttctctgtaTAAGTTTATTTTTGGAGCATGTAGAGGCAATTTTTTGActtgattttatttcaaattctaTTTCAAATTTTTGCATTTCTATAGAACCTTTTCCTGTTTGTCAGATGCAACCAAAGCACTGAGCAGGAAATTAGTCCCTTCGAGGTATAGTCACTATTCAGACCTGGGCAAAGGCAACAGCTATTTTTCTTACCATTGGGTGTCTCAAATAGAAATGAGGAGTGTGTCCAGGTAATCCGTTCTTGATGTTATTGGATCAGACAAGAATTTACACACAAACGGAGTTTCCTGCCTTAGTTCCAACAATGCTATCTGGATAGGTGAATGAACAGTTAAATATTTTATCTACAGGTGCATACACCTCTGCCTCCCTCCATTGTTATTGACTTGGATAAATATTTGTTTGAGTCAACGGATGATGCTTTCACCTCTCAGTCAGATGTTGGTTTAGATCTCACTCCATACATGACAATATCAAATAGGCTGACTCTTTTGTGTAATTAAGAGGGAGGAAATTCATGTGTATCATGAATTCCTGTTGAATATGTCATTAAATAAGCTATGGGCTTAAAATGAGATATCCCCATAATCTAACAATGTATGGTTGATTATAAATCCTCAGTACCTTTGTTGGATTCCAACTCTCAAAGTAATTTTACCTCTGAGAATCTTTATTCCTTTCCCAATGCAATGATACCAGTCCAAATATTAAGAATCGAGAAATATCCAACTGCTTTTGATCTGTAGTGAAGTTTGTCACAAGAATTAATCAAGTGAATACCAAAGAACTTGCTTTGCTCAAAAAAGTCTAGTTTGTCAAACCAATTTTGTTGTGATATTTTTTCTGACAGGGCCCTGCTGTTGTTTTATATGACCTCCCTGGTCATGAAAGTCTACGTCTTCAGTATTTGGAGAAACACAAAGCTGATGCCAGGTGATATACAGAGCCATACCATGCTTTATATTGTACAGCTATGGATTTAGATAAACACTGAGAAACTGCTTTACCATCTATGAAGAAGTGAATTAATTAACTTTAAGCTGCTGTGAGTTGTAAGGTAGCAGTTTTTTTAAGGAGGCATGCTGTATTAATTGTtataaatctatgactctataaaccttGTTGATTTCAAATTTTTTACTCAAACATTTTAGTGAATCCACAAAATTTATTTTATGCTGTAAGAATTTCATGATGAGAGATAATGGTTAATGCTGAGATCTGAAGTAACAGTTTTCATGGCTGCTACAAACAACAAAAAACTTTCATTTCTCCAGGATATTTGTTTTAGAATTTTAATCTCGAGCAGCACTGTTTATGACAGGCCACCAGTTTTACCTGCCTCTCTGTCAATTGATTTGTTAAGGGTAAGCAAAGCTTTTGTTTGGATTGCTACAGCTTGTTCATACTATGTGTGATTTTGATATTACAAACCAAACATGCGAAATTCTATCCACACTTTGACCGTACCTTTGGATAAGGAGCAGAGCTGTTAAATGAAATGCTGAGAATGTATGGTGAGCATGGAccaatttcagttttgttttcacacagagcCATTATCTTtgtagtggacagtgtgttgtTTCAAAAAGAAGTGAAGGATGTGGCTGAGTTTCTTTACACGTTGCTCACTGATGCTGTGATTGTGAAGAATGCACCTCCCCTCCTAATAGCCTGTAACAAGCAAGGTAAGTCGAAGGTTGTCTTGCTCTCTGCCTGGTGATGCAGTTGTAGTTTGCTGTCGAGGCTAACAATCTAGTAGTTATCCTACTAGGAAGTTGGCTGAGAATGTTCTAGATTGTTTGCAGCTTGTCTGTTCCAAGTTATTAATGTAACGTGAGGGGTTGTTCATTTTATCCCGAGTTTATGGTTGGGAAGAGTCAAGATTCTGCACTTTGCAGTGGCAATAGGGATACTTCATCTGTGCATATTGAAAGCGTTTCATCTCTGCTGTATATCATCGCAAGTCAGAAATTGGTAGTTCTCGCTCAGAAACTTTATCCTCAGGATTTATGTCTTTGGATATGTCAGTGTTGTAGATATAGATGCTTATGGTTAGGATCAGGCTTTTTGCTTACCATCTGTACTGATGTTTTAAGCTTTTAAAGAACCTGCTTAAAATCACAGAGTAATTAATGATATCTGGTTAGAACACTTACCTGATGGACAATTGTTACAGAGCACGTCAAGTTCAGACTTTCCACAAAGTTAATCAGTTGTGGTTGTTTCTGAGATGTAGCACTTTATATATTTTGGCTCAAGCGTTAATGAAGTTGTTGGTTTGTTCCACAAAAACTTGTTAATTCAGTTTACTGTTCAATTTCAGATGTCACCATGGCCAAATCTGCGAAATTAATTCAACAACAATTGGAAAAGGAACTGTAAGTGTCAGCTTATTGCACCATGTGGCTGTTGGAATGCAAAATAACGGAGCAAGGACTTTCTGATTAGGAGTTTTATTACTACAGACTTTCTGTTGCTCAGTTTGAGAGACAAACATTGGATCTGTAAGGAGTCCTCTCTTTGGGGAACAGATTTAGAGTATTCTCTCTACTTCAGTGGCTAGTTTGCAAGAGAAAATCAACCAAAATCAGCAAGATATTTGTGGGAGATACAGCACCTTAAAATTCCACATTTAAACAGCGAAAAGGCAGCATTAACTCGGGAGCATTTGCTATATGCTTTTAGAGACACGGTATGTCCTGGTTAAGTTATAATAGTTCTTTATTCGACAACTTGGGAAACACTGAGATGCTTTAAGTTGCGGTATGCAATTTTCTAGAAGTTTGTAATGTATAATGCTTATTTTCTTGTGGAAGCTGCAGTCCAAAAAAAAAACCATTCGAGCCAACTTGATATTAATAAGAGAATTAATAGTCAAGAATCATTAATGCCCTTTGTAAGTCCTTTACAGCTTCACAGAACTGCAAGTCATTTGAAGTGGTGACTGTGTGATTGCAAATCTACAGGGTGGGTCTTAGCGTAACTCCATAGAAAGTCCAGCCGGAACAGTAAAGGGATTTCCATCTGATTTCAAATCGGTTCAGGAGTACACCAaatggctcattgagtctgctgctCCATGCAGTACAAACACAATGATGTTGGGCTTCAATTGCAGTTATCCTGCCTATTCTTCGTATCATTTGATTCCCTCCAAAATCAACAGCTCTATTCTAGACTTAAGTATATTCAGTAACATACTGTCCATAAGTCTGTagagcagagaattccaaaatatCACAaccctgcagtttttttgtcttctCCGTGCTAAATGATTGGCCCCTTGTCCTGGGATTCTGCAATCTGTTTTCAATATTCCAACCAGTGAAAACAACCCctatcccttcagaatcttatatgtGTTAGTGAACGTGCCCCTCATTCTTCACATGCAGCCTATATCCTGTGTGTTCTTGGTTAATATTTCTGCGGCAACGTGCTAAATTTAATCGTGCGAGCCAGCACTACTTCAAGCAAGTCTGCTACGGAACTGCAGTGTCAGTACAAAACACAACCCTTTGCATCAGTGGTAATTAACATAATTGTACTGAAAGAACAATCTGATGTTTGCCAAAGAAATCCTCAGTGGTAGTTGATGAAGAAAAATGATGTTCTTCTGTAATTCAAAACTGCTTCGAATCAAGTTCTACCTTCTCCCTTTTCAAATGAAGAAATATCTCAATAATATTGTCTCAACCTGCAAAGAGAACAACTGTATATCATTGCACAAATTGCAGTGAACGTTTATTCTTCATCTCAAAGGCCAATTGTctttacatccttgtaaatatctgTTGAATATTCAATATAATTGAGTTTCCCAGAATTAAATGCTGgaaacaagtaattaggaaagcgaATTGAATATTGTTTATCGAgaagggaattgaatacaagGCTTGAGATGTTAAAcctcagttatacagggcatggtgagaccgcacctggagtgcTGTGCAAAGTGTTggtcactttatttaaggaaggctaTATAAGATGCAATTAAGAGAAAGTTTACCAGATTGTTGGATGGAAAGGGTAGTTTACTTATGAGAGAAAGTTGAACAATTTCAGTGTGTATTCACGCCATTTTGAAGAGTAAGAAGTGTCTTGATTGTAACTTTTAGGAATCAGTGGGACTTTCACAGGGTGGCTATAGAAAGGGTGTCACCTACtgtaggagaatctagaactaagggGCTCTGTCTTTTAGAATAAGagtttgcccatttaagacagaattgTTTTTCTCTGGGGGGTCATGATTCTTTGGAACCTTTGTCCTGAAAATGCAGTGGAAGCAGAGTTTTTGAACATAGTTAGGGCAGAGGTAGTTCCTTGCTTGGCAAAGGGGTGAAAGGTTACAGTGGGTAGGTTGGAACATAAAGCCACGATCTTTTGTATGGCAGTGTAGGCTCAGGGGGTTGAATGGCCGattcctgttcctaatttgtaGCTTGCTTCAGAATTTGTGCATCACAAATTGTATCCACTGTCAAATTTTGACATTGCAAGCTTAATTATATATAAAAGGTGTTGGCCTTTAccacagcatttttttttggaaaggatAAATCCCAATTTTTTCCAATGAATCCTGGCTTTCCGCAGaagatttcacagaatccctacagtgtggaagcaggctattcggcccatcgagtccacactgaccctccgaagagcatcccacccagacccaacccatgCACTATGCtcataaccctgaatttcccatggctgttCACTGGGcctacatgtccctgaacactacaggcaatttatcctggccaattcacctaacctgcacatctttggactgtggggggaaaccagagcacccggaggaaacccacatagacacggggagagtgtgcaaactccacacagacaatcacccaaggctggaattgaacccaagtccctggtgctgtgaggcagcaatgttaacaaCTATGCTGCCCCTTGCAACTTTTTATAAGTGGTTGGGATTAatccaagtgtgtgtgtgtgtgtctgtgtgtcagtaaTGGTATTGTCCCGTTTGAACATCATGCATCTCTGCAACAGCACAGAGATTCCGCACAAACATATTAATCTCTCTTTAATCTCTACACTTTCTCATTTGCAATAATATATAAGTTATTAACTATGGTTACATTTATAAAATCTTAACACTGTACAATATTCAAAGTGGAGTATGGGCAGCAGCTGAAAAAATTGATTCCCTCACTTTATTGGATGATAAAGTGCAATTTTAGAACTTGCCTACATCAACATACATCATCTTCAcctagaatcataaaatcccttcagtgtggaagctggccatttggcccatcaagtccacactgaccctgcaaaaaGTATCCTACTCCCAAGCCTgcttcctgtaaccctgcatttcccatgactaacccacccagcTTGCACATCCTCgggacctaacctgcacagctttggactgtgggaagaaaccggagcacccggaggaaacccatacagacatggggagaatgtgcaaactccacacagacagttgcctgaacccgggtccctggtgctgtgaggtagcagtactaaccactgaaccatcctTCACCATCATTAAAGCCTTATTGCTTAGTATTTTTAAAACTTATACAAGTAGTTTGTCTGAACTTTTCCAGTGATTATAAAATATCTGGCCGTGATGCCACTTGAGCATGTCTGTTTAGGAATGCCAGGACCCTGCAAGTGAACTGGTCGCTTTGTTTAAGTTTGGCATCTTCCACTTGCCACTTTGGATTTAAAccatattttattttcttttgtcttcAGCAACACTCTGAGGATGATTCGTTCCGGTGCACCGAAATCTCTGGATGGATCCAGCACTGGGGCTGCGCTGCCTTTAGGAAAGAAGGGAAAGGAGTTTGATTTTTCCCAGGCTCCGATGAAGGTTGAGTTTGTGGAGTGCAGTGCACAAGGGAACAAAGGGGACAGAGGCGAGGCTGACATTGGAAGTGTAGAGGCATGGCTTACCAAAGTGGCATGAACAATGAGACAGTCTAAAAACAGACATTGTGGCCTGCTGCCAACATGATAATGAGACTGACCAAAGATCCAATAGTTGTGTTTTTAACGCAGAACTCCAGCTGAATGATGTTTGCTGTAACTATGTTGAACTGAGCCAGCTCGATCCTTGCTGTATTTAAGTGTCTGGTAGGACAGTGATGTCAGTGTTTTCCATGTCGTTTATGTTGCTGAAATGGCAGCACACTCTTGTCTGTTACTCTGCAAATAAAATAATGGATCTAACCCAACCTTTACTGCACGGCTGTCATTCTTCAGAGTGGTACATTTTTGTGGTGATTCATTTAAATTTCTAGAACGTAAATAGAGTGGCAGGCATTTATTTAAAATACACCCCAGActttctgttcagtgtgctgctgTATTGTGCATCCAAAACCAATTCTTGAGGTAGGAATTGTGGatattttgtttaaattcaaaacaaaataatttaaacTTGTCACCTGATTAGTGCAGTCTCAGCCATGCCTGACGCAGAAGAGATGCTGGTGGCAGTTTGAGGCACTTCTATCCAATCAACATTGCAGGAGATCTTCCAGACTGCTTCCTCAGTCCCAGCCATCTTCATGCTGCTTCACCAGTAATCTGCTCATTGGCATTGAATTTGTTGCTAATGATTCCACAATTGTTCAGTTCCATTCGCAACCCCTCTGATGATGAATCTGGATAACATTACAAGCTGGTGCCATATACGTGACCATCTCTAATTAGACAAAGTATCAATAGCTTGTAACACCGTCCCCTCCAAGAaaatacgtgggaacaccaccacctgcaattttaTTCCGAAtcactccatcctgacttggaaatacatcaccattccttcagtgtcacagtCAAAGTCTTAGAATTCTCACCCTAACAAGATTGTCGGTCTACCTACACcatatggattgcagcagttcaggagaacatcaccaccatcttctcaaagacaactagAGATGGAAAGTTGGTGCTGGCCCACTCTCATCCTGTGGATGAAAATAATTTGTAGTAATTAGAATTACACCATAATATGTTTGTAGATTGTGTAGATGATGGAATTTTACAGTAAAATACATTTCATTTATAGATGTGTTGTATTGTGCAGTAAACTGATCAGAAAAGAataaggatgtaggtttgctcgctgagctggagggtttgtattcagacatttcgttaccatactaggtaacttcATCactgagcctccggatgaagcactggtgacatgacccgctttctatttgtgtttaggtttccttgagttggtgatgtaatttcctgtggtgacatcatttcctgttctttttctcagggatgggatccaagtcaacatgtttgttgatagaattcctgttggaataccatgcttctaggaattctcatgtgtgtcttgtttggcttgttctaggatggatgtgttgtcgcaGTCAAAatggttgcaaatgtgttgctggtcaaagcacagcaggccaggcagcatctcaggaatagagaattcgacgtttcgagcataagcccttcatcagcagtcaaaatggtgtccttcctcatctgtatgtaaggatacgagtgacagtaggtcatgtctttttgtgactagttgatgttcatgtatcctggtggctacagttgtctgcctgtttgtccaatgtagttatagttcttgcaaggtattttgtaaataacattagttttgcttgttgtcagtatagagtctttcaagttcattagctgctattttagtgtgttgatgggtttgtggactaccatgatgccaagaggtctgagttgcttggcagtcatttctgagatgtctttgtaAGGTACAGTGACTAGTGTTTCTGGATGTATtttgtttgtttgggtttgttgctgagaaatcggtggattgtgttcattgggtgcccattctttttgaacacactgtgtaggtgattttcctctcctctttgctgcagtgtgtggtagctCGTTAAAATAGTGTTCTAATGCAGTTTCGCTTGCGGGTGTTGACATGacctactctcactagtatccttacatatagatgaggaaggacaccacttcgactgggacaacacatccatcttaggacaagccgaACAGAGATACgcgcaagaattcctagaagcatggcattccaaccagaactctatcagcaaacacattgacttggatcccatttaccacttctGAGAAagcgaacaggaaatgatgtcaccatcagaaatgacgtcaccaacccaaggaaacccaaacacacaaatagaaagtgggccattcCACCAgcgcttcatctggaggctcactggtgatgttacctagtttggtgatgaaacatctgtaaaataaaccttccagctcagcgagcaaacccacatccagaacttcaacttgagctacaaatcttttcaaaacccgCTAAGAAAAGAATGTGTTAAGTAACATTGATATGGCACAAGAGATCCTAATTTTCTAAATTAGCCTCCAGAGATGTCCACAAGACTTTTGTTTTCAAGAATCTGTAATGAACCTTTATTTAGA
The Hemiscyllium ocellatum isolate sHemOce1 chromosome 13, sHemOce1.pat.X.cur, whole genome shotgun sequence DNA segment above includes these coding regions:
- the srprb gene encoding signal recognition particle receptor subunit beta isoform X1, which translates into the protein MAAATLQLYLESIRRELEQLDPNVLGVVVALAAVLLTFVFFILLRSRKSSRSAVLLAGLCDSGKTLLCCRLLSGKFKITHTSITSNSALYRVRSDKGPAVVLYDLPGHESLRLQYLEKHKADARAIIFVVDSVLFQKEVKDVAEFLYTLLTDAVIVKNAPPLLIACNKQDVTMAKSAKLIQQQLEKELNTLRMIRSGAPKSLDGSSTGAALPLGKKGKEFDFSQAPMKVEFVECSAQGNKGDRGEADIGSVEAWLTKVA
- the srprb gene encoding signal recognition particle receptor subunit beta isoform X2, whose protein sequence is MLCNFVEGMLLRKVFFILLRSRKSSRSAVLLAGLCDSGKTLLCCRLLSGKFKITHTSITSNSALYRVRSDKGPAVVLYDLPGHESLRLQYLEKHKADARAIIFVVDSVLFQKEVKDVAEFLYTLLTDAVIVKNAPPLLIACNKQDVTMAKSAKLIQQQLEKELNTLRMIRSGAPKSLDGSSTGAALPLGKKGKEFDFSQAPMKVEFVECSAQGNKGDRGEADIGSVEAWLTKVA